In Leuconostoc kimchii IMSNU 11154, one genomic interval encodes:
- the rpsM gene encoding 30S ribosomal protein S13: MARIAGIDLPRDKRIVIGLTYIYGIGNTTAQKVLVEAGVSEDVRVRDLSADQEDAIRATVDKLNLQLEGDLRRKVSLDIKGLQEIASYRGIRHRKGLPVRGQNTKNNARTRKGPAKAIAGKRK; encoded by the coding sequence ATGGCTCGTATAGCAGGTATTGATTTGCCACGTGACAAGCGTATTGTCATTGGCTTAACTTACATCTACGGAATCGGTAATACTACTGCACAAAAAGTATTGGTTGAAGCTGGCGTCTCTGAAGACGTTCGTGTTCGTGATCTTTCAGCAGATCAAGAAGACGCCATTCGTGCAACAGTTGATAAGTTGAACTTACAACTTGAAGGTGACTTGCGTCGTAAGGTATCGTTGGATATCAAGGGATTGCAAGAAATCGCATCATACCGTGGCATTCGTCATCGTAAGGGGTTGCCAGTTCGTGGACAAAACACGAAAAACAACGCTCGTACACGTAAAGGCCCAGCTAAAGCAATTGCTGGTAAGAGAAAGTAA
- the rpsC gene encoding 30S ribosomal protein S3 produces the protein MGQKINPTGFRVGVIRDWDAKWFADKADYANQLHEDLRIRKYIEKNLADAAVDRIEIERSTKSRVDVSVHTAKPGMVIGKGGSEVEKLRTQLAKLTDTDEKGRSKRVFINIVEIKKPDLSAHLVGQQIAGDLERRVAFRRAMRGAIQRTTRSGAKGIKVMVSGRLNGADIARIEQYTEGTVPLHTLRADIDYSWDEAMTAYGNLGIKTWIYRGDILPQKKNSK, from the coding sequence ATGGGTCAAAAGATTAACCCTACTGGATTCCGTGTCGGTGTTATTCGCGACTGGGATGCAAAGTGGTTTGCTGATAAGGCTGATTATGCTAACCAACTTCACGAAGACTTACGTATTCGTAAGTATATCGAAAAGAATTTAGCGGACGCCGCAGTTGATCGCATCGAAATTGAACGCAGCACAAAATCACGTGTTGATGTTTCTGTCCATACCGCCAAGCCAGGAATGGTTATTGGTAAGGGTGGGTCTGAAGTTGAAAAACTTCGAACACAATTAGCTAAGTTGACTGATACTGATGAAAAGGGCCGTTCAAAGCGCGTCTTTATCAACATTGTTGAAATCAAGAAGCCTGATTTGTCTGCACACTTGGTTGGACAACAAATTGCTGGCGATTTGGAACGCCGTGTTGCGTTCCGTCGTGCAATGCGTGGTGCCATTCAACGTACAACACGTTCAGGTGCTAAGGGTATCAAAGTTATGGTTTCAGGCCGTTTGAATGGTGCAGATATTGCTCGTATTGAACAATATACTGAAGGAACCGTTCCTTTGCATACTTTGCGCGCTGATATTGATTATTCATGGGACGAAGCTATGACAGCTTATGGTAACTTGGGAATCAAAACTTGGATATATCGTGGTGATATCTTACCACAAAAAAAGAACAGTAAGTAA
- the rplF gene encoding 50S ribosomal protein L6, whose translation MSRIGNKVITLPANVEVSQEGAIVTVKGPKGTLSREITSEISMSVEGTEVSFSRESDDNKTKALHGTTRANVANMVEGVSNGFTKTLKLVGVGYRAAKSGSKLTLAVGYSHPVIFEDREDLTVEVSDALTIKISGISKQKVGDLAAEIRAVRSPEPYKGKGIRYEGEIVRRKEGKTGK comes from the coding sequence ATGAGCCGTATTGGAAATAAAGTAATTACATTGCCAGCCAATGTTGAAGTATCTCAAGAAGGAGCTATTGTTACTGTTAAGGGCCCTAAGGGCACTTTATCACGCGAAATCACTTCTGAAATTTCAATGTCCGTTGAAGGAACAGAAGTTAGCTTTTCACGTGAAAGTGATGACAACAAGACAAAAGCTTTACATGGTACAACACGTGCAAACGTTGCGAACATGGTCGAAGGTGTTTCTAATGGATTCACTAAGACGCTAAAGCTTGTTGGTGTTGGATATCGTGCTGCAAAGTCAGGTTCAAAGTTGACTTTGGCAGTTGGTTATTCACATCCAGTTATTTTTGAAGATCGTGAAGATTTGACAGTTGAAGTATCAGATGCATTGACTATTAAAATTTCAGGTATTTCAAAGCAAAAAGTTGGCGATTTAGCTGCCGAAATTCGCGCCGTACGTTCACCTGAACCATATAAGGGCAAGGGTATTCGTTACGAAGGCGAAATCGTACGCCGCAAGGAAGGTAAAACTGGTAAGTAA
- the rplP gene encoding 50S ribosomal protein L16, which yields MLVPKRVKFRRVHRGHMRGEAKGGTTVTFGDYGLQATTSSWITNRQIEAARIAITRYMKRGGKVWIKIFPHKSYTSKGVGVRMGNGKGAPEGWVEPVKRGKVMFEVAGVSEATAREALRLAQHKLPVRTKIIAREAE from the coding sequence ATGTTAGTACCAAAGCGTGTTAAATTCCGTCGTGTACACCGTGGCCACATGCGTGGCGAAGCAAAAGGTGGAACGACGGTAACGTTCGGTGATTACGGCTTGCAAGCAACAACATCAAGCTGGATTACAAATCGTCAAATTGAAGCTGCCCGTATTGCAATAACACGTTATATGAAACGTGGTGGTAAGGTTTGGATTAAAATCTTCCCTCATAAGTCATATACATCTAAGGGTGTCGGTGTTCGAATGGGTAACGGTAAGGGTGCACCTGAAGGTTGGGTTGAACCAGTAAAGCGTGGTAAGGTTATGTTTGAAGTAGCAGGTGTTTCTGAAGCGACTGCTCGTGAAGCATTACGTTTAGCACAACACAAGTTGCCTGTACGTACAAAGATTATTGCTCGGGAGGCTGAATAA
- the rpsH gene encoding 30S ribosomal protein S8, whose product MSMTDPIADLLTRIRNANLAHREIVEIPASKIKKSIAEILKSEGFIRDVEYIEDNKQGIIRVFLKYGEDRNRVITGIKRISKPGLRKYAKSDSLPKVLNGLGIAIISTSVGVITDKEARSKQIGGEVLAYVW is encoded by the coding sequence ATGTCTATGACTGATCCGATTGCTGATTTGTTAACTCGTATTCGTAACGCCAATTTGGCTCACCGCGAAATTGTTGAGATCCCAGCATCAAAAATTAAAAAAAGCATCGCTGAAATTTTGAAATCAGAAGGTTTCATTCGCGATGTTGAATACATTGAGGATAACAAACAAGGAATTATCCGCGTTTTCCTCAAGTATGGTGAAGACCGTAACCGTGTCATCACAGGAATTAAGCGTATTTCAAAGCCTGGTTTGCGTAAATATGCTAAATCAGATTCATTACCAAAAGTTTTGAATGGTTTGGGTATTGCTATCATTTCAACGTCAGTAGGTGTTATTACTGACAAAGAAGCACGTTCAAAGCAAATTGGTGGCGAAGTTCTCGCTTACGTTTGGTAA
- the rplE gene encoding 50S ribosomal protein L5, producing MANALKEKYVNEVQPALIEKFNFKSSMQAPKVDKIVLNMGVGDAVSNSKNLDEAVEELKLISGQQPVITKAKKSIAGFRLREGMAIGTKVTLRGERMYEFLDKLINISLPRVRDFRGVSSKAFDGRGNYTLGIREQLIFPEIDFDKVNRVRGLDIVVVTTAQNDEEGRELLTLLGMPFTK from the coding sequence ATGGCTAACGCATTAAAAGAAAAATATGTTAATGAAGTTCAACCTGCTTTGATCGAAAAGTTTAACTTCAAGTCATCAATGCAAGCCCCAAAGGTCGATAAAATCGTTCTTAACATGGGTGTTGGTGATGCGGTGTCAAACTCAAAGAACTTGGATGAAGCGGTTGAAGAATTGAAGTTGATTTCTGGACAACAACCAGTTATCACAAAAGCAAAGAAGTCAATCGCTGGTTTCCGTTTGCGTGAAGGTATGGCAATTGGAACTAAGGTTACATTACGTGGTGAACGAATGTATGAATTCTTAGATAAGTTGATTAATATTTCATTACCTCGAGTACGTGATTTCCGTGGTGTATCATCAAAGGCCTTTGATGGTCGTGGAAACTACACTTTGGGAATTCGTGAACAATTAATTTTCCCCGAAATCGATTTTGATAAAGTCAACCGCGTTCGCGGTTTGGACATCGTTGTTGTTACAACGGCACAAAACGATGAAGAAGGTCGTGAATTGTTGACACTCTTGGGAATGCCTTTTACTAAGTAA
- the rpsS gene encoding 30S ribosomal protein S19, whose amino-acid sequence MARSLKKGPFADPHLLKKIEAQSNSEKKSVIKTWSRRSTIFPSFIGFTIAVYDGRKHVPVFVQEDMVGHKLGEFAPTRTFKGHKADDKKTSKK is encoded by the coding sequence ATGGCTCGTAGTTTAAAAAAGGGACCATTTGCGGACCCACACTTGCTTAAGAAGATTGAAGCGCAATCAAATTCTGAGAAAAAATCAGTAATCAAGACTTGGTCGCGTCGTTCAACAATCTTCCCAAGCTTTATCGGTTTCACAATTGCTGTATATGATGGTCGTAAGCACGTTCCGGTTTTTGTGCAAGAAGACATGGTTGGGCACAAGTTGGGAGAATTTGCCCCAACTCGTACATTCAAAGGCCACAAGGCTGATGATAAGAAGACTAGTAAAAAATAA
- the rpsK gene encoding 30S ribosomal protein S11, whose translation MAARTTRKRRVKKNIEAGVAHIHSTFNNTIVMITDVQGNAVAWSSAGALGFKGSRKSTPFAAQMAAEAAAKSAKEMNMSTVAVTVKGPGSGRESAIRALAAAGLEVTSIKDVTPVPHNGSRPPKRRRV comes from the coding sequence ATGGCAGCACGTACAACGCGTAAGCGTCGTGTAAAAAAGAATATTGAAGCCGGTGTAGCTCACATCCATTCAACATTCAACAACACTATCGTCATGATTACTGATGTTCAAGGCAATGCTGTTGCTTGGTCATCAGCTGGTGCATTGGGCTTCAAGGGAAGTCGTAAGTCAACACCATTCGCTGCTCAAATGGCGGCAGAAGCAGCAGCAAAGAGTGCTAAGGAAATGAACATGAGCACTGTTGCGGTAACTGTTAAGGGACCAGGTTCTGGTCGTGAATCAGCTATCCGTGCTTTGGCTGCAGCTGGCTTGGAAGTAACATCAATTAAAGATGTTACCCCTGTTCCCCACAACGGATCACGCCCACCAAAGCGTCGTCGTGTTTAA
- the rpsE gene encoding 30S ribosomal protein S5, whose amino-acid sequence MVEFVNPKALGELEENVVAINRVTKVVKGGRRLRFAALVVVGDKQGHVGFGTGKAQEVPEAIRKAIEDAKRKLITVPTVSTTIPHDVLGVWGGGKILIKPAEEGSGVAAGGAARSVMELAGIADVTAKSLGSATPVNVVRATFDALTSLKDAEQVAALRGVSLEHLAE is encoded by the coding sequence ATGGTTGAATTCGTTAACCCTAAAGCACTTGGTGAATTAGAAGAAAACGTTGTTGCTATTAACCGTGTCACAAAAGTTGTCAAGGGTGGTCGTCGTTTGCGTTTCGCAGCGTTGGTTGTCGTAGGTGACAAACAAGGGCATGTTGGTTTTGGTACTGGTAAGGCACAGGAAGTTCCTGAAGCTATCCGTAAAGCTATCGAGGATGCTAAGCGTAAGTTGATCACTGTTCCTACAGTTTCTACAACTATTCCTCACGACGTCCTTGGCGTATGGGGCGGCGGCAAAATTTTGATTAAGCCAGCCGAAGAAGGTTCTGGTGTTGCTGCCGGTGGTGCTGCACGTTCTGTTATGGAACTAGCCGGTATTGCTGATGTGACTGCAAAGTCACTCGGTTCAGCTACGCCAGTGAACGTCGTTCGTGCAACTTTTGATGCTTTGACAAGCTTAAAGGATGCCGAACAAGTAGCAGCTTTGCGTGGTGTTTCTTTGGAACACTTAGCTGAATAA
- the secY gene encoding preprotein translocase subunit SecY → MLRTLFNAVREKDIRKKLGWTLLILFIYRIGTHITVPGVNPSAMSNMANSGLMSILNIFSGGGLMNYSLFAMGVSPYVTAQIVVQLLQLDIVPRFVEWSKQGEVGRRKLNNATRWLTLVLAFVQSVGITAGFNSLSAYGLVSQTNNAMSFVVIGTVMTIGTFFAMWLGEMITEKGLGNGVSMIIFAGIIAQAPEGLYEIFKENILQAGSSDLVNGVVFMVVLIIAMLLVIAITTWFYEATRRLQMQYTRSATSYGSEAYLPLKVNVSGVIPVIFASSFISTPQTIMMAFQEKYASANWYQILQQIFSMTTLPGAILYTVLIIVFTYFYAFVQVNPEKLSENLQKQGAYIVGVRPGDETKSFVSQLLLNLSFVGSIFLGFVALVPLIASNIWGLNEKIGLGGTSLLIAIGVALDLIRQIDGLMQKRNYIGFITKKQSETRETTND, encoded by the coding sequence ATGCTACGCACGTTATTTAATGCAGTACGTGAAAAAGATATTCGCAAAAAGCTAGGTTGGACACTCTTGATTCTGTTTATTTATAGAATTGGGACACACATTACTGTGCCAGGTGTTAATCCTTCAGCTATGTCGAATATGGCTAACTCTGGATTGATGAGTATTTTAAACATCTTTTCAGGTGGTGGCTTGATGAATTATTCATTGTTTGCAATGGGTGTTTCACCATACGTGACGGCACAAATTGTTGTGCAACTTTTGCAATTAGATATCGTGCCACGCTTTGTTGAATGGAGTAAGCAGGGTGAAGTTGGCCGGCGAAAGTTGAACAACGCCACACGATGGTTAACACTTGTGCTTGCTTTTGTTCAGTCTGTAGGTATTACAGCGGGATTTAACTCTCTTTCTGCTTATGGATTAGTTAGCCAAACAAACAATGCAATGTCTTTCGTTGTGATCGGTACGGTCATGACAATTGGAACATTCTTTGCCATGTGGTTGGGTGAAATGATTACTGAAAAAGGTCTAGGAAACGGTGTTTCTATGATTATTTTTGCAGGGATTATTGCACAAGCACCAGAAGGCTTGTATGAAATTTTCAAGGAAAACATTTTACAAGCTGGATCGAGTGATTTAGTAAACGGCGTTGTATTTATGGTTGTGCTTATAATAGCAATGCTATTGGTCATTGCCATTACAACATGGTTTTATGAAGCCACTCGACGTTTACAAATGCAATATACGCGATCTGCAACATCATATGGTAGTGAAGCTTATTTACCATTGAAAGTGAATGTTTCTGGTGTTATACCAGTTATTTTCGCATCATCATTTATTAGTACGCCGCAAACAATTATGATGGCGTTCCAAGAAAAGTATGCGTCAGCTAATTGGTATCAAATTTTGCAGCAAATATTTAGTATGACAACGCTACCAGGTGCCATTCTTTATACTGTATTAATTATCGTCTTCACCTACTTTTATGCTTTTGTACAAGTCAATCCTGAGAAGTTATCAGAAAACTTACAAAAGCAAGGGGCCTACATTGTTGGTGTACGTCCAGGAGATGAAACGAAATCATTTGTTTCGCAACTACTCTTAAATTTGAGCTTTGTCGGTTCAATTTTCTTAGGATTTGTGGCATTGGTTCCTTTGATTGCTTCAAACATTTGGGGATTAAATGAGAAGATAGGTCTTGGCGGCACAAGTTTGCTAATTGCGATTGGTGTTGCTTTAGATTTAATTCGTCAAATTGATGGCTTAATGCAGAAGCGGAATTATATCGGATTTATTACAAAAAAGCAGTCAGAAACGCGGGAGACAACTAATGACTAA
- the rpmD gene encoding 50S ribosomal protein L30, with protein sequence MADLKITLIKSAAHRLPKQRTIVKSLGLGRVSSSVVKPNNEATRGAIFHIAHLVSVEEVK encoded by the coding sequence ATGGCTGATTTAAAAATCACTTTGATTAAGAGTGCGGCTCATCGCTTACCTAAGCAACGTACGATTGTTAAGTCACTTGGACTTGGTCGTGTGTCTAGCTCAGTGGTGAAGCCTAACAACGAAGCTACTCGTGGTGCAATTTTCCATATTGCACACTTAGTAAGCGTTGAAGAAGTAAAGTAA
- a CDS encoding adenylate kinase: MTKNLILLGLPGAGKGTQADFIVKDYPNVHISTGDIFRANLTDNTELGQKARTYMDAGNLVPDEVTNAMVAERLSQADVKTAGFMLDGYPRNEAQAEFLDSYLKENGSSVSATLYFEVSDSLLRERLLGRGREDDTPEVIDNRLVVNKAANLPLVDYYQKAGVLHTINGGRELTEVYRDVKKVLDTL, translated from the coding sequence ATGACTAAAAATTTAATTTTATTGGGTTTGCCTGGTGCTGGTAAAGGCACACAAGCAGACTTTATTGTTAAGGACTATCCGAATGTGCATATTTCTACAGGGGATATTTTTCGGGCTAACTTGACTGATAATACTGAATTGGGTCAGAAAGCACGTACGTATATGGATGCTGGTAACTTAGTGCCAGATGAAGTTACAAATGCAATGGTTGCGGAACGTCTAAGTCAAGCGGATGTTAAAACTGCTGGATTTATGTTAGATGGTTACCCCCGTAATGAAGCACAAGCAGAATTTTTGGATAGTTATTTAAAAGAAAATGGTAGTTCAGTTTCTGCAACACTTTATTTTGAAGTTTCTGACTCATTATTGCGCGAACGCCTTTTGGGACGTGGACGCGAGGATGATACACCTGAAGTTATTGATAACCGATTGGTTGTCAATAAAGCAGCTAACCTGCCATTGGTAGATTATTATCAAAAAGCAGGTGTACTGCACACAATCAATGGCGGACGTGAACTTACTGAGGTGTATCGTGATGTCAAAAAGGTTTTGGATACTTTATAA
- the infA gene encoding translation initiation factor IF-1 produces the protein MANDVIEIEGKVKETLPNAMFQVELENGAVILAHVSGKIRKNFIRILPGDRVTVEMSPYDLTKGRITYRFR, from the coding sequence ATGGCCAACGATGTCATTGAAATAGAAGGTAAAGTTAAAGAAACTTTACCTAACGCGATGTTCCAAGTAGAACTCGAAAATGGCGCGGTTATTTTAGCGCATGTTTCAGGTAAAATTCGTAAGAATTTTATTCGAATCTTGCCAGGTGATCGTGTCACAGTCGAAATGTCACCATACGACTTAACAAAAGGTCGTATTACTTATCGTTTCCGTTAA
- the rplR gene encoding 50S ribosomal protein L18 produces MISKPDKNKLRVKRHKRVRGKISGTAARPRLNVFRSNANIYAQLIDDVAGVTLASASSHDAEVSGSKTEQATKVGELIATRGKAAGLEDVIFDRGGYLYHGRVQALAESARENGLNF; encoded by the coding sequence ATGATTTCAAAACCAGATAAAAACAAGCTTCGCGTAAAGCGCCATAAGCGCGTGCGCGGTAAGATTTCTGGTACTGCTGCTCGCCCACGTTTGAACGTATTCCGTTCTAATGCAAACATCTACGCGCAATTAATTGATGACGTAGCGGGTGTAACGCTAGCAAGTGCCTCAAGCCATGATGCAGAAGTATCAGGCTCAAAAACAGAACAAGCTACTAAAGTTGGTGAATTGATCGCTACTCGTGGTAAAGCTGCAGGATTAGAAGATGTTATCTTTGATCGTGGTGGCTACTTGTACCATGGTCGTGTTCAAGCATTGGCAGAATCAGCCCGTGAAAACGGCTTGAATTTCTAA
- the rpmJ gene encoding 50S ribosomal protein L36 → MKVRPSVKKMCDACRVIKRNGRTMIICSANPKHKQRAGK, encoded by the coding sequence ATGAAAGTACGCCCATCAGTTAAAAAGATGTGTGATGCTTGCCGTGTTATCAAGCGGAATGGTCGCACTATGATTATTTGCTCAGCTAACCCTAAGCACAAGCAACGCGCTGGAAAGTAA
- the rplN gene encoding 50S ribosomal protein L14 — MIQQESRLKVADNSGAREILTIKVLGGSGRKFAGVGDMIVATVKQAIPGGNVKKGDVVKAVIVRTVSDVRRADGSYINFDENAAVIVKEDKSPVGTRIFGPVARELRDSNYMRIVSLAPEVL, encoded by the coding sequence ATGATTCAACAAGAGAGTCGTTTAAAAGTGGCTGACAACTCTGGCGCGCGTGAAATCTTAACGATTAAAGTGCTCGGTGGTTCAGGTCGTAAGTTTGCGGGTGTAGGTGACATGATTGTTGCTACAGTTAAGCAAGCTATCCCTGGTGGTAACGTAAAGAAGGGTGACGTCGTCAAGGCTGTCATCGTTCGTACTGTATCTGACGTCCGACGTGCAGACGGTTCATACATCAACTTTGATGAAAATGCCGCTGTTATCGTTAAGGAAGATAAGTCACCAGTTGGTACGCGTATCTTTGGTCCTGTTGCACGTGAATTACGTGACAGTAACTATATGCGTATCGTTTCATTGGCACCAGAAGTGCTCTAA
- the rpmC gene encoding 50S ribosomal protein L29 produces the protein MAKASELKELSLADLQKREAEFKEELFNLRFQLATGQLENTARIAQVRKDIARVKTVIRAQELANANK, from the coding sequence ATGGCTAAAGCAAGTGAATTGAAAGAATTGTCACTTGCGGATTTGCAAAAGCGCGAAGCCGAATTCAAGGAAGAATTATTCAACCTACGTTTTCAATTGGCTACAGGCCAACTTGAAAACACGGCGCGTATCGCACAAGTTCGTAAGGACATCGCACGAGTTAAAACAGTTATTCGTGCACAAGAATTGGCTAACGCCAACAAATAA
- the rpsQ gene encoding 30S ribosomal protein S17 has protein sequence MSEERNARKVYQGRVVSDKMDKTITVAVDTYVTHAVYGKRVKYTKKFKAHDENNSAKINDIVQIMETRPLSATKHFRLVKIVEEAVVL, from the coding sequence ATGAGTGAAGAACGTAATGCTCGTAAGGTTTATCAAGGCCGTGTTGTTTCAGATAAGATGGACAAGACAATTACTGTCGCTGTTGATACTTATGTGACACATGCAGTTTATGGTAAGCGAGTTAAGTACACAAAGAAGTTTAAGGCCCATGATGAGAATAATTCTGCAAAGATAAATGATATTGTTCAAATTATGGAAACACGCCCTTTGTCTGCAACTAAGCACTTCCGTTTGGTTAAAATTGTTGAAGAGGCAGTAGTGCTTTAA
- the rplB gene encoding 50S ribosomal protein L2, with protein MAIKKYKPTSNGRRNMTTSDFAEITKSTPEKSLLAKKSKTGARNNSGRMTVRHHAGGHKQAYRLVDFKRIKDNKTATVKAIEYDPNRTANIALLVYEDGIKSYILAPKGLKVGDKVQSGPDADIKPGNALPLSNIPEGTLIHNIELKPGKGGQLARSAGTSAQILGKDGKYIIVRLTSGEVRLVLATNRATIGEVGNAEHSLINWGKAGRNRWRGKRPHVRGSVMNPNDHPHGGGEGKAPVGRPSPMSPWGKKTAGKKTRDKKKASTKFIVRGRKSK; from the coding sequence TTGGCTATCAAGAAGTATAAGCCAACCTCTAACGGACGTCGTAACATGACGACTTCAGATTTCGCTGAAATCACGAAGTCAACGCCCGAAAAGAGTTTGTTGGCAAAAAAGTCAAAAACTGGAGCACGTAATAACTCTGGTCGCATGACAGTTCGTCACCATGCTGGTGGACACAAACAAGCCTACCGTTTGGTAGACTTCAAGCGTATTAAAGATAACAAGACAGCTACTGTTAAAGCTATCGAATATGACCCAAATCGTACAGCAAACATCGCTTTGCTTGTATACGAAGATGGTATTAAGTCATATATCTTGGCGCCAAAGGGATTGAAGGTTGGCGATAAAGTTCAATCTGGTCCTGATGCCGATATTAAACCCGGCAATGCCTTGCCATTGAGCAATATTCCTGAAGGTACTTTGATTCATAACATTGAATTGAAGCCTGGTAAAGGTGGACAGTTGGCACGATCAGCTGGTACATCAGCACAAATATTGGGTAAAGATGGTAAGTATATCATCGTTCGCCTGACATCAGGTGAAGTTCGTTTGGTTCTTGCTACAAACCGTGCAACCATCGGTGAAGTTGGTAATGCTGAACATTCACTGATTAACTGGGGTAAGGCTGGACGTAATCGCTGGCGCGGTAAGCGCCCACATGTTCGTGGATCAGTTATGAACCCTAATGATCACCCACACGGTGGTGGTGAAGGTAAAGCACCAGTCGGTCGTCCAAGTCCTATGTCACCATGGGGTAAGAAGACTGCCGGTAAGAAGACTCGCGATAAGAAGAAGGCTTCAACAAAGTTTATCGTTCGCGGTCGTAAGAGTAAGTAA
- the rplO gene encoding 50S ribosomal protein L15, whose amino-acid sequence MNLNELQPAEGSRKLRNRVGRGTSSGNGKTSGRGQKGQKARGKVRLGFEGGQMPLYRRIPKRGFTNISRKEFAVVNLEKLNVFADGTEITPALLIENRIVKNQKSGIKVLAVGKLEKKLTVKAHKFSSTAKAAIEQAGGSAEVL is encoded by the coding sequence ATGAACTTGAACGAATTACAACCTGCAGAAGGTTCACGCAAGTTACGTAACCGTGTAGGTCGCGGTACGTCATCAGGAAACGGTAAAACATCCGGACGTGGTCAAAAGGGTCAAAAGGCTCGTGGCAAAGTGCGTTTGGGATTTGAAGGTGGTCAAATGCCTTTGTATCGTCGTATTCCAAAGCGTGGATTTACTAATATTTCACGTAAGGAATTTGCTGTTGTTAACTTAGAAAAGTTAAACGTTTTCGCGGATGGCACAGAAATTACACCAGCACTTTTGATTGAAAACCGTATTGTTAAAAATCAAAAGTCAGGTATTAAAGTATTGGCTGTTGGTAAGCTTGAGAAGAAGTTAACCGTTAAAGCACATAAGTTTTCAAGCACTGCTAAGGCAGCTATTGAACAAGCCGGTGGATCAGCTGAGGTACTTTAA
- the rplX gene encoding 50S ribosomal protein L24 — translation MFVKTGDKVRVIAGKDKGKEGTISKTVAGKDRVVVEGVNIVKKHQKPSNEYPQGGVIDIEAPIHVSNVQLLDPSTNEPTKVAFKIEDGKKVRVSKKSGNVLG, via the coding sequence ATGTTTGTAAAAACAGGTGATAAGGTTCGCGTCATTGCCGGCAAAGATAAGGGAAAAGAAGGCACAATCTCTAAGACTGTTGCTGGAAAAGATCGCGTTGTTGTCGAAGGCGTGAACATCGTTAAGAAGCATCAAAAGCCTTCTAACGAATACCCACAGGGTGGTGTTATCGATATTGAAGCACCAATTCATGTATCAAACGTGCAACTGCTTGACCCTTCAACTAACGAACCAACTAAAGTTGCGTTCAAAATTGAAGATGGTAAGAAAGTTCGCGTATCTAAAAAGTCTGGTAACGTACTAGGCTAA
- the rplV gene encoding 50S ribosomal protein L22 gives MAEQITSARATAKIVRVAPRKARLVLDTIRRKSVNEAYAILKFLPNTSTEDIYKVLNSAVANAENNFSLDREDLIVKEAFANEGPTLKRFRPRAKGSASPINKRTSHITIVVAEKEAK, from the coding sequence ATGGCTGAACAAATTACTTCAGCTCGTGCGACAGCCAAGATCGTTCGTGTTGCCCCTCGTAAGGCACGCTTAGTTCTTGATACTATTCGTCGTAAGAGTGTTAACGAAGCATATGCAATTTTGAAGTTCCTACCTAACACTTCTACTGAAGATATTTACAAGGTTTTGAACTCAGCAGTTGCTAATGCTGAAAACAACTTCTCATTAGACCGAGAAGATCTTATCGTGAAGGAAGCCTTTGCTAACGAAGGACCAACGCTTAAGCGTTTCCGTCCTCGTGCCAAGGGTTCTGCTTCACCTATCAACAAGCGTACAAGCCATATCACTATTGTGGTTGCTGAGAAGGAGGCAAAGTAA